A single region of the Elizabethkingia sp. JS20170427COW genome encodes:
- a CDS encoding glycosyltransferase, producing the protein MERILHVIGAMNRAGAETFIMNLYRSIDKNKYQFDFYCTNGEKGDYDAEIIKLGGRIHYAKKSNTLNSYLQFYKFLKQHRKYKIIHAHILLSIGIYSLIAKIAGVEKIISHAHSSSYKGKDESIFKKKYYDLSVHLIKNYADIYLACGKKAGDFLYPFTNNYKILPNSIDLVKYKEIAIRDSKYLDNHSHIFNSENKFKLIQVGRFNEVKNHTFTLNVIDSLRKINDDFILYMVGDGELKKQIEEEVKRLKLDDYIIFLGVRDDVPSLMAGSDLLLMPSHFEGFPVVLVESQAIGLEALISNNISKEVDLDIGLINFETLDDYNNWANIITEKINNKSKKKNVEYYFNTMKKLGFDNNVNVKKITDLYRR; encoded by the coding sequence ATGGAAAGGATTTTACATGTTATTGGTGCAATGAATAGAGCGGGTGCAGAAACATTTATTATGAACTTGTACCGAAGTATAGATAAAAATAAATATCAATTTGATTTTTATTGTACTAACGGAGAAAAAGGAGATTATGACGCTGAAATTATCAAATTAGGAGGTAGAATACATTACGCAAAGAAATCCAATACTTTAAACAGTTATTTACAGTTTTATAAATTTTTAAAACAACATCGTAAATATAAAATAATACATGCACATATACTTTTAAGTATAGGTATATATTCCTTGATTGCCAAAATAGCAGGAGTGGAAAAAATTATTTCTCATGCACATAGTTCCTCATATAAAGGCAAAGATGAAAGCATTTTCAAAAAAAAATATTACGATTTATCAGTACATTTAATAAAGAATTATGCTGATATATATTTAGCTTGTGGTAAAAAAGCCGGAGATTTTTTGTATCCTTTTACCAATAATTACAAAATTCTTCCAAACTCGATTGATCTAGTTAAGTATAAAGAAATTGCTATCAGAGATTCTAAATACTTAGATAATCATAGCCATATATTTAACTCGGAAAATAAATTTAAACTCATACAAGTAGGTAGATTTAATGAAGTTAAAAATCATACCTTTACATTAAACGTCATAGATAGTCTTCGTAAAATAAATGATGATTTTATTTTATACATGGTTGGTGATGGTGAGTTAAAAAAGCAAATTGAAGAGGAAGTCAAGAGATTGAAATTAGATGATTACATTATTTTTTTAGGAGTAAGGGATGATGTACCTAGTTTAATGGCTGGATCCGACTTACTATTAATGCCTTCTCATTTTGAAGGATTTCCTGTTGTACTAGTAGAATCACAAGCGATAGGACTAGAGGCACTTATTTCTAATAATATATCAAAAGAAGTTGATTTAGATATTGGTTTAATAAATTTCGAAACTCTAGATGATTATAATAATTGGGCGAATATAATAACAGAAAAGATTAATAATAAATCTAAAAAGAAAAATGTAGAATACTATTTTAATACAATGAAGAAATTAGGATTTGATAATAACGTTAATGTTAAAAAAATTACAGATTTATATAGAAGATAA
- a CDS encoding glycosyltransferase has translation MQFNHKKIVFVITDYGSFNNFLGEVAVSLSRNGAEVHLISSSTKVIKIEDKFDYKKEGIKIQTVELPRGFNPLNHFKASKRIHEIIDEIKPDVVSVHFTTGIFTTTFNKRLKYKTIGTIHGLGFPVVEGSLKKFIYRFVEKRSMNRVDEVWVLNKMDLDIIRKDFANVQVKLIPTKGLGCDLSKFDPKNFTSDFKENLKNTLEIKEQDFVIGFTGRFVTFKGYDKVVRAFKLLKEKGVQNIKLMLIGGPDDAHPTGLTEDEERWVRENESVINVGFSSKVQEYLSITDLFVFPSEKEGMPVCIIEALAMNVPVITADARGCNDLIENNKNGILLENNTPQEISKQMIYLKDNHEVYNQMKQQINNERLSMDRELFVTQQLDFFNQILNHS, from the coding sequence ATGCAGTTCAATCATAAGAAAATAGTCTTTGTGATTACCGATTACGGTAGTTTTAATAATTTTTTAGGAGAAGTTGCCGTTAGTTTATCTAGAAATGGTGCAGAAGTGCACCTGATTTCATCGTCAACAAAAGTGATAAAAATCGAAGATAAATTTGATTATAAAAAAGAAGGAATAAAAATTCAAACGGTAGAATTACCAAGAGGGTTTAATCCATTAAATCATTTTAAGGCGTCTAAAAGAATTCATGAGATAATAGATGAAATTAAACCCGATGTTGTATCGGTTCATTTTACAACAGGTATATTTACTACTACATTTAATAAGAGATTAAAGTATAAAACTATTGGAACTATACATGGTTTAGGCTTTCCTGTTGTAGAGGGATCTCTAAAAAAGTTTATTTATAGATTTGTAGAGAAAAGATCTATGAATAGAGTAGATGAAGTTTGGGTACTTAACAAAATGGATTTAGATATTATTAGAAAAGATTTTGCAAATGTTCAAGTTAAATTAATTCCAACAAAAGGATTAGGTTGTGATTTATCTAAATTTGACCCAAAAAATTTCACATCTGATTTCAAAGAAAATCTTAAAAATACTTTAGAGATCAAAGAACAGGATTTTGTAATTGGTTTTACTGGTCGTTTTGTTACATTCAAAGGGTATGATAAAGTTGTTAGAGCTTTTAAGTTATTAAAAGAAAAAGGAGTTCAAAATATTAAATTAATGTTGATAGGAGGACCTGATGATGCACATCCAACCGGATTGACAGAAGATGAAGAAAGATGGGTTAGGGAAAATGAATCTGTTATTAATGTTGGTTTTAGTAGTAAGGTGCAAGAATATTTGAGTATTACAGACTTATTTGTTTTTCCTAGTGAGAAAGAAGGTATGCCAGTTTGCATTATAGAAGCATTAGCTATGAATGTTCCTGTTATTACCGCTGATGCAAGAGGGTGTAACGATTTGATAGAAAATAACAAAAATGGAATTTTACTTGAAAATAATACTCCTCAAGAAATTTCAAAACAAATGATTTATTTAAAAGATAATCATGAGGTTTATAATCAAATGAAACAACAGATAAATAATGAAAGATTGAGTATGGATAGGGAATTATTTGTAACACAACAATTAGATTTTTTTAATCAAATTCTTAATCACTCATGA
- a CDS encoding glycosyltransferase has protein sequence MFSVVIPLYNKENQIKKTLESVLNQTFSEFEVVIINDGSKDKSVEVVQSFDDPRIRLITQENAGVSAARNRGVRESKNEWIAFLDADDLWKNNKLEEIEKVINKNLNLNWIANGIETVKGNKVIKFLYDKEGFTRDVLDDLINGLYIQTSGIIIKRSLFNQDNKICFREGVNHSEDRELWIRLAFRFPNLYYVNKVLTSYIRDITNQSLTTSDVNYDFLKMNKWLENEINELPIERKKKFQKLDRSTNRKNLLYIWLSNNSLENTDSFFSQIEIRVLKTFSIYPMLIKLLVLKTLLKLK, from the coding sequence ATATAATAAGGAAAATCAGATAAAAAAAACTTTAGAATCTGTATTGAATCAAACTTTTAGCGAATTTGAGGTTGTGATTATTAACGACGGCTCTAAAGATAAAAGTGTTGAGGTAGTTCAATCATTTGATGATCCTCGAATTCGTCTAATTACTCAAGAAAATGCAGGCGTTTCTGCAGCAAGAAATAGAGGAGTTCGAGAGTCTAAAAATGAATGGATTGCTTTTCTAGATGCAGATGATTTATGGAAAAATAATAAACTTGAAGAAATTGAAAAAGTTATTAATAAAAATTTAAACCTTAATTGGATTGCAAATGGCATTGAAACTGTAAAGGGTAATAAAGTAATAAAATTTTTATATGATAAAGAGGGCTTTACTAGAGATGTTTTGGATGATTTGATTAATGGACTTTACATACAGACAAGTGGTATTATTATAAAAAGATCTTTATTTAATCAAGATAATAAAATTTGTTTTAGAGAAGGTGTAAATCACTCAGAAGATAGAGAACTATGGATAAGATTAGCATTTAGGTTTCCAAATTTATACTATGTGAATAAAGTTTTAACTAGTTATATCAGAGATATTACGAACCAATCTTTAACAACAAGTGATGTTAATTATGATTTTCTCAAAATGAACAAATGGTTAGAAAATGAAATAAATGAATTGCCAATAGAAAGAAAGAAAAAGTTTCAGAAATTGGATAGGTCAACGAATAGAAAAAATTTGTTATATATATGGTTATCAAATAATTCATTAGAGAATACAGACTCCTTTTTCTCACAAATAGAAATTAGAGTTTTAAAAACTTTTTCTATTTATCCTATGTTAATTAAATTATTAGTACTAAAAACTCTTTTAAAGCTTAAATAA
- a CDS encoding right-handed parallel beta-helix repeat-containing protein, protein MYKFFLTLFIFSLHLVASCQTKEKVDVLKLYQYKDPFSLISNRTVKVNTENAYKVENNLSKNRSTKENTMIIQEALNKYDKVLLPNFSINIERNGLKLKSNQVLIFQNNTQLNMEPNELASYAILHINGVNNVKVYNAKLRGDKEKHIGVSGEAGHGISILGSSNVEVLGFDIRDFWGDGIFIGRYEKQVNKNVLIEKGIVDNNRRNGISIVSVEGLVLKNVVASNSNGTMPMFGVDIEPHFWVDEANNIKIINLTTYNNANGGLMVSINKIKEGGDKEVNINISDYTDINSYHGISLGGITSDFKGLRGSLNFKKTTLINNIKPIKLRDNHISNFTVNFDNFNVVSPKNKYFTTKEATRLIKLKTNFTIKN, encoded by the coding sequence ATGTATAAATTTTTTTTAACCCTGTTTATTTTTAGTTTACATCTAGTAGCGTCATGTCAGACCAAAGAAAAGGTAGATGTTTTGAAATTGTATCAATATAAAGATCCTTTTAGTTTAATTTCTAATAGGACTGTAAAAGTTAATACAGAAAATGCTTATAAAGTAGAAAATAATTTATCTAAAAACAGATCTACGAAAGAGAATACAATGATTATCCAAGAAGCATTGAATAAATATGATAAAGTATTATTACCAAATTTTTCTATTAATATAGAAAGAAACGGATTAAAATTAAAATCAAATCAAGTTTTGATTTTCCAAAACAACACGCAATTAAACATGGAACCTAATGAGTTGGCTTCTTATGCAATTCTTCATATTAATGGTGTTAATAATGTTAAGGTTTATAACGCAAAATTACGTGGCGATAAAGAAAAACATATTGGAGTTAGTGGAGAAGCAGGGCATGGTATTTCTATTTTAGGATCTAGTAATGTAGAAGTCTTAGGATTTGATATTAGAGATTTTTGGGGTGATGGCATTTTTATTGGTAGATATGAAAAACAAGTTAATAAAAATGTCTTAATAGAAAAGGGAATAGTTGATAACAATAGAAGAAATGGTATAAGTATAGTTAGCGTAGAAGGTTTAGTCCTGAAAAATGTGGTTGCATCTAATTCTAATGGTACAATGCCTATGTTTGGAGTTGATATAGAACCTCATTTTTGGGTGGATGAGGCTAATAATATTAAGATTATCAATCTCACAACTTATAATAATGCGAATGGGGGACTAATGGTGTCAATTAATAAAATTAAGGAAGGAGGTGATAAGGAGGTAAATATAAATATATCTGATTATACAGATATAAATTCATACCATGGAATTTCTTTAGGAGGAATAACCTCAGATTTCAAAGGTTTAAGAGGAAGTTTAAATTTTAAAAAGACAACACTTATAAACAATATTAAGCCCATTAAGTTAAGAGATAATCATATTTCTAACTTTACAGTAAATTTTGATAATTTTAACGTGGTTTCCCCAAAAAACAAATATTTTACTACCAAAGAAGCAACTAGATTAATTAAATTAAAAACAAATTTTACTATTAAAAATTGA
- a CDS encoding polysaccharide pyruvyl transferase family protein, whose product MKKAIIVNGITDMNKGDQALVWESYRIIQDTGLYDDIKVISLGDTPEEYEALCGQTIKKGMPVIQNLLKHPRRGKHHKNQLQKEGLGYLLFQVKNGVSDYLHLSRLKNIIHDDEKIKKSFTEREVETIKAFREVDTVFVKGGGFLHAHGEKTAPYVMWYFLYYMNLAKHLGKELVLLPNSYGPFEGLTVKKQLINGLGKADLLLAREQVSSNALGNLLNREIPVVPDLGFYLEMQPKEVGFEILAKYGFTKEDKIVGMTVRPWRFPGSENPEELFDRYLSSLKDLIVHLNNQGLKVALFNQSIGPNAHEDDRNAIERLIEVCDNKNTNLFTWVNENPTCDILKAVYANMYFFVGTRFHSLIFSMTSEVPSISIAYGGNKGVGIMEEFDLGEYVVKIDDVTTDKLTALADKALANYDEIRMKLANKLPHLEEMRLETIKLIQNAVQS is encoded by the coding sequence ATGAAAAAAGCAATTATTGTAAATGGGATTACCGACATGAATAAAGGTGATCAGGCTTTGGTATGGGAAAGTTATCGAATCATTCAAGATACTGGTTTGTACGATGATATTAAAGTGATCTCTTTAGGCGATACACCAGAAGAGTATGAAGCTTTATGTGGACAAACCATAAAAAAAGGCATGCCAGTAATTCAAAATTTGTTAAAACATCCTAGAAGAGGAAAGCACCATAAAAATCAGCTTCAAAAAGAAGGTCTAGGATATTTGCTTTTTCAAGTAAAAAATGGAGTAAGTGATTACTTGCATTTATCAAGATTGAAAAATATCATTCATGATGATGAAAAGATAAAAAAATCATTTACAGAAAGAGAAGTAGAAACGATAAAAGCATTTAGAGAAGTAGATACGGTTTTTGTAAAAGGAGGAGGTTTTCTTCATGCCCATGGAGAAAAAACAGCACCATATGTAATGTGGTATTTTTTATACTACATGAATTTAGCAAAGCATCTTGGTAAAGAGTTGGTATTGTTACCTAATTCTTATGGTCCATTCGAAGGTCTTACTGTAAAAAAACAATTAATAAATGGCTTAGGAAAAGCTGATTTATTATTGGCGAGAGAGCAAGTATCGTCAAATGCTTTAGGAAATTTATTAAATAGAGAAATTCCTGTAGTACCAGACCTTGGTTTTTATTTAGAGATGCAACCAAAAGAAGTTGGTTTTGAGATTTTAGCTAAATATGGTTTTACAAAAGAAGATAAAATTGTAGGGATGACTGTTCGTCCATGGCGTTTCCCAGGCTCAGAAAATCCTGAAGAATTATTTGATCGATATTTAAGTTCTTTAAAAGACTTAATCGTTCATTTAAATAATCAAGGATTAAAAGTTGCTTTATTTAATCAATCTATAGGACCTAATGCACACGAAGATGATAGAAATGCCATAGAAAGATTAATTGAGGTTTGTGATAATAAAAATACCAATTTATTTACCTGGGTAAATGAAAATCCTACGTGTGATATTTTAAAGGCAGTTTATGCCAATATGTATTTCTTTGTAGGAACTAGATTTCATTCACTAATTTTTTCAATGACTTCAGAGGTTCCGTCAATTTCTATTGCTTATGGAGGGAATAAAGGTGTAGGAATTATGGAAGAATTTGATTTAGGTGAATATGTTGTTAAGATTGATGATGTTACAACAGATAAATTAACTGCGTTAGCAGATAAAGCTTTAGCTAATTATGATGAAATTCGTATGAAATTAGCAAATAAACTTCCTCATTTAGAAGAGATGAGGTTAGAAACAATTAAACTAATTCAAAATGCAGTTCAATCATAA
- a CDS encoding NAD-dependent epimerase/dehydratase family protein codes for MKITITGASGFVGTNLSIYLKDKHHSIDALSLRGNWLTNFNPTVDAIIHLAGKAHDTKNTSDAQDYFNINTELTKEVFQKFLQSEIQDFFYFSSVKAVADTVEGLLTEEAQPQPITPYGKSKIEAEKYLLQQNLPAGKRLFIIRPCMIHGPGNKGNLNLLYEVVEKGIPWPLAAFENKRAFLSIDNLSFLILKMIQNKDLSSGIYNFADDQSVSTNNLVTIISDVLGKKAKLLKIPKSLFSSIAKIGDVTKLPLNTERLQKLTENYEVSNQKIKSALGIQHLPLTAEQGLRKTIESFKQK; via the coding sequence ATGAAAATCACTATTACAGGGGCTTCAGGGTTTGTAGGAACTAACCTTTCGATCTATTTAAAGGATAAGCACCATTCAATTGACGCATTATCACTGCGAGGAAATTGGTTAACTAATTTTAATCCAACAGTAGATGCAATTATCCATTTGGCAGGAAAAGCTCATGATACTAAGAATACATCAGATGCTCAGGACTATTTTAATATCAATACAGAATTAACCAAAGAGGTTTTTCAAAAATTTCTTCAATCAGAAATTCAAGACTTCTTCTATTTCTCATCAGTAAAAGCTGTTGCAGATACAGTAGAGGGACTGCTTACCGAGGAAGCCCAGCCTCAACCTATTACTCCTTATGGAAAATCTAAAATAGAAGCAGAAAAATATCTTTTACAACAAAATTTACCTGCAGGTAAAAGACTATTTATCATTCGTCCGTGTATGATTCATGGCCCGGGCAACAAAGGTAATCTTAATTTATTGTATGAAGTAGTTGAGAAAGGAATACCTTGGCCTTTAGCAGCATTTGAAAATAAACGTGCTTTTTTAAGTATTGATAATTTGTCTTTTTTAATCTTGAAAATGATACAAAATAAAGATTTATCATCTGGAATTTATAACTTTGCAGACGATCAGTCGGTTTCTACCAATAATTTAGTAACAATTATTTCTGATGTATTAGGAAAAAAAGCAAAGCTGTTAAAAATTCCTAAAAGTCTTTTTTCAAGTATTGCTAAAATAGGAGATGTTACAAAATTACCATTGAATACTGAGCGATTGCAAAAGCTAACGGAAAACTACGAAGTTTCCAATCAAAAAATAAAATCTGCTTTGGGAATTCAGCATTTGCCTCTTACCGCGGAACAAGGACTAAGAAAAACCATCGAAAGCTTTAAACAAAAATAA
- a CDS encoding glycosyltransferase family 4 protein — translation MKALFIHDHPFIKDGKSGKLYTSGNLNSVLWERYLKHFDSVTVIGRCKTENDTSRYHLAEKEGVTFDLFTNVSGGADYFKKRKSIEEKLIQEIKKHDVIIMRFPATISVFAADYCIKNKIKYIAEVVGCSWDANWNYGGIAPKLLAPYSFYKMKKAVKNATATIYVTEEFLQKRYPTKAKIKAFASNVILPEIEEEALPKRLQKIENTSKDGFIKIGIIGNISVKYKGYDVLLKALANLPDEFRNRIQLEIVGGGNPSYLQQLISQFQLEKQTQIKGKLKAGREIFDFLDSLDLYIHPSKQEGLPRVVIEAMSRACPILASSVAGTPELLEHKFLHAPGDDKTLTKQMQLVFDNYNQQKEMANQNFSKSKAYLFSTLEKRRELFFEQVRNTF, via the coding sequence TTGAAAGCACTATTTATACATGATCATCCGTTTATAAAAGATGGAAAAAGTGGAAAATTATACACTTCAGGAAATTTAAATTCTGTTTTATGGGAGCGTTATCTTAAACATTTTGATTCTGTAACGGTTATTGGGCGTTGCAAAACAGAAAATGATACAAGTAGATATCATCTGGCAGAGAAAGAAGGCGTCACTTTTGATTTGTTCACAAATGTAAGTGGAGGAGCAGATTATTTTAAAAAACGCAAGTCCATAGAAGAAAAATTAATACAAGAGATAAAAAAACACGATGTCATTATCATGCGTTTTCCTGCTACGATATCCGTTTTTGCAGCCGATTATTGTATAAAAAATAAGATAAAATATATTGCAGAAGTGGTTGGTTGCTCTTGGGACGCTAATTGGAATTATGGAGGGATAGCTCCAAAATTATTAGCACCATATAGCTTCTACAAAATGAAAAAAGCTGTAAAAAATGCGACAGCAACAATATATGTTACAGAAGAATTTTTACAAAAAAGATATCCAACAAAAGCAAAGATAAAAGCTTTTGCATCAAATGTCATATTACCAGAAATAGAAGAAGAAGCTCTGCCAAAGAGACTTCAAAAAATAGAAAACACTTCTAAGGATGGTTTTATTAAAATTGGTATAATAGGGAATATATCAGTTAAATACAAAGGATACGATGTGCTTTTAAAAGCATTAGCTAATCTTCCTGATGAGTTTAGAAATAGGATTCAATTAGAAATAGTAGGAGGAGGTAATCCTTCATATTTACAGCAATTGATCTCTCAATTTCAACTAGAAAAACAAACACAGATCAAAGGAAAATTAAAAGCAGGTAGAGAGATTTTTGATTTTTTAGATAGTTTAGATTTATACATTCACCCGTCTAAGCAAGAAGGATTACCAAGAGTCGTAATCGAAGCCATGAGCAGAGCTTGTCCAATATTGGCATCAAGTGTTGCAGGAACGCCTGAATTATTAGAGCATAAATTTTTACACGCTCCTGGTGATGATAAAACTTTAACAAAACAAATGCAATTGGTTTTTGATAATTATAACCAACAAAAAGAAATGGCAAATCAAAACTTTAGTAAGTCGAAAGCTTATTTGTTTTCTACTTTAGAAAAAAGAAGAGAACTATTTTTTGAACAAGTCAGAAATACATTTTAA
- a CDS encoding sugar transferase — MTRLFDFLFSFFGILFLLPVMLVLYIIGLFDTGSPVFVQERVGKNKKPFKLYKFRTMSVNAKSVATHLADGSQITKFGGFLRKTKLDELPQLFNVLIGDMSLVGARPNLFNQTELIEERDKRGVYNYLPGITGLGQINEIDMSTPKKLAEYDAEMYKTMSIGNYFKYIFATVGGKGQGDRVVK, encoded by the coding sequence ATGACCAGACTATTTGATTTTCTATTTTCATTCTTCGGAATTTTGTTTTTATTACCTGTAATGCTAGTATTGTATATCATAGGCTTGTTTGATACAGGTTCTCCGGTTTTTGTACAAGAAAGGGTAGGGAAAAATAAGAAACCATTTAAACTTTATAAGTTTAGAACCATGTCCGTTAATGCTAAATCTGTAGCAACCCATTTAGCTGATGGCTCGCAAATTACCAAATTTGGTGGCTTTTTGCGTAAGACTAAATTAGATGAATTACCTCAATTATTCAATGTACTAATAGGAGATATGAGTCTTGTAGGTGCTCGTCCTAACCTTTTTAATCAAACAGAATTAATAGAAGAGAGAGATAAAAGAGGGGTGTATAATTATCTTCCTGGTATTACAGGTTTAGGTCAAATTAATGAAATCGACATGTCCACACCAAAAAAATTGGCAGAGTACGATGCCGAGATGTATAAAACCATGTCTATAGGAAATTATTTTAAGTATATTTTTGCAACCGTTGGCGGAAAAGGCCAAGGAGATAGAGTGGTCAAATAA
- a CDS encoding EpsG family protein yields the protein MKKIKKGSFESLVLFCLSPILSIPVLIYNIFKGNTLSTKLLIIIFGLIGFLYVPTITNDKARYLDRYELFSKFTIHEFINFLAGIERPDFIFDISLYAFSYLNLPSQIFFFIVCTFSTYSIIHISTKLVSVNLSKEKKYGFIIFFILFSISLQTLFSGVRYYFGLSFLLWAIYYLILKKKTYKFILFFVLAICTHFSLIIFFPAFLAIIFFPQTNFRVLFIISLSFLILPKEVLGVLIENVSPTEAYSSKADQYLDNDLIGEGIKNNIANAIVFYTRQIWIYVAYIYLIFFKKKKENYDIILSLLFLIIFTVNLTFSVPTVFSRYSTFIKILFAVIIIKDFLKKKNINITYLFFLLYLISFILDIYLLRENLVESLFFKEIITSIGLLTKSVTIQDIIK from the coding sequence ATGAAAAAAATAAAAAAAGGATCTTTTGAAAGTTTAGTATTGTTCTGCTTAAGCCCTATCCTATCAATACCTGTTTTGATTTATAATATTTTCAAAGGTAATACTCTATCTACCAAGTTATTGATAATCATCTTTGGATTAATTGGATTTTTATATGTTCCAACAATAACGAATGATAAGGCTAGATACTTAGACAGATATGAACTTTTTAGTAAATTTACTATACATGAATTTATTAATTTTTTGGCTGGAATAGAAAGACCTGACTTTATTTTTGATATTTCATTATATGCTTTTTCATATTTAAACTTACCAAGTCAAATATTTTTTTTTATTGTTTGTACATTCTCTACATACTCAATAATACATATCAGTACAAAGTTAGTTTCGGTAAATTTATCTAAAGAAAAAAAATATGGCTTTATTATTTTTTTTATATTATTTAGTATTTCATTACAAACATTATTTTCTGGTGTACGTTATTATTTTGGTTTATCTTTTTTGTTATGGGCTATTTATTATTTAATTTTAAAGAAAAAAACATATAAATTCATTTTATTTTTTGTACTTGCAATATGTACTCATTTTAGTTTAATTATTTTTTTTCCTGCTTTTTTAGCAATAATCTTTTTTCCGCAAACTAATTTCAGAGTTCTATTTATAATTTCTTTATCTTTTTTGATTCTTCCAAAGGAAGTTTTAGGAGTATTGATAGAAAACGTTAGTCCTACAGAAGCATATTCCTCTAAAGCAGACCAATATTTGGATAATGATTTAATAGGAGAAGGGATTAAAAATAATATAGCAAATGCAATAGTATTTTATACTCGGCAAATATGGATCTATGTAGCATATATCTATCTTATTTTTTTCAAAAAGAAAAAAGAGAACTACGATATAATTTTAAGTTTATTATTTTTAATAATTTTTACTGTTAATCTTACATTTTCTGTACCTACAGTCTTTTCGAGATATTCAACTTTTATAAAAATTCTTTTTGCTGTTATAATTATTAAAGATTTTCTTAAAAAGAAGAATATAAATATTACATATTTGTTTTTTTTGCTTTATTTAATCTCATTTATATTAGATATATATTTATTAAGGGAAAATTTGGTAGAATCTTTGTTTTTTAAAGAAATAATAACATCAATTGGTTTATTAACCAAAAGTGTAACAATACAAGATATTATAAAATAA